The Malassezia japonica chromosome 9, complete sequence genomic interval CCGGTGACTTGGCCTGGTCGTCGACCAGGCTCTCGACCGAGCGGCTCgcgtccgaggccgagcggtTGCGCGTCCAGATAAACGTCGACGGCGGGCTCGTGCCAGGCACGCCGTCCTCGGGCACCAGCGAGTTGTTCGAGCGTGAGGTGCTCATGCGCTCGGGACTCGCAGGGTGCAGCGAAtcggtgctgcgcatcgcgctcgacatgTCCGACGCCGGACTCTgtgccgcgcggtgcgagttgctgcgccgcagccccatatcgtcgcgcgacgtcgatATGCGCAGTCTGTGCTTGCCCTCCccgtccgcctcgagatTCAGCTGGCCCAGCGCGGCATTTTGCTTGCGGTTCGAGGGCGAGACGGCATGGTGCACCTTCCACGACACGGCGAACTCGCCCGAGAGAAGCGGCACGTTCGTCACCTCATGCAGCGTAACCTGCACGTAGAACTGTGCATGCTTCGGGCCGATATGAAACGGGCTCAGTAGCGAGCTCATACCGGGAGCACAGTGGCCGCCGAGTCGGGAGTGGGCGTTTGTCTCGTCGTACGGCAAAGATCTATGTGGAGGTACGCTACGATTTCTCCTGGACAATGACGGATTTCCGCGCGGCTTTGGGCTTCTTGGCGCCGCTCTTGGTATGCTTCCTGCGGCGGTCTTCCttgacgcgccgcgcctcttcCATAGTGTGCTGCAGCTTCTGTGCGCTGCGGATCGGCTTCGGGACgtggcgctggcgctcgatcTTGGCCACGTCGCCCACCGTGCCCcagcgcttgcgcagcgcctgggcATAAtcgcggctcgcgcgctcgcgcgcagaGACGATGCCGAGCTTGTCGCTGGCGTGCGCCTTCCACAGGCGCAGGTTGCCGTCGTCCGAACCGCTGAGCATAAaccgcgcatcgagcgagTAGGAAACCGCAAACACTTTCTGCATGCGCTTGGTGTGGTAAATatcgcgcgagcgtgcgccctTGCCGACGTCCCACAGGCGGACTGTGCGGTCGTATGAGCCGGTGACGAGCTCCTGGCCGGTTGGTGCGTAGTCGACGCTCatcaccgcgccgacgtgcccCTTGTAGATCTGCGTCGCGGACGAGAGGTTGCGCATGTCAAAGGTGTACATGTTGTGGTCCTCGCTCGCGAGTGCAAACGTCgtcggctcgagcggcgaccAGGCAATGTCGTTGGTGCGGTGCTGGAGCACGACCTTGGTGAGCGGCTTGTTGCTGCGCAGGTCGTACAGCGTCACGCCACGGTCGTTGCCCGCGCTGGCCAAGACTTCGGTCTCGCTCGGGTTGAAGCGCACGACGTTCACGCCGTCGGTGCCCATCGCCATCGTCGAGAGCGCAtccgagccgccgccgcggttCATGTCCCAGACCTGCAcagtgctcgaggcggaggcAAAGCGCGGCAGATGCGCGTGGTGCGACAGCGAGTTGAACGCCGTCTTGCCGTTGTACACGGTcagcggctcgctcggGGGCAGCGCCTTGGGCTGGATGCTAAAGAGGTtcgcatcgcgcgcgccagacacctcgtcgtcgctctctTCCTCGTCCATGGTATACTCGGAGAACTGGCCGACGCCGTCCGGCATCGGGTCCGCATTCCACACCTTGATCGTGCGGTCGACCGAGCAGGAGAGCATGCGCTTGCCGCCGGGCGTGTCGTTCGCAGATGCACCGCCGTTAAACGTCAGCGGCGAGATGCACAGCGACTGGATAatgccggcgtgcgcgcggtTGTACGTATAGACGCAGCGGTGGTGGTTCAGGTCCCACAGGCGGATTTCTGGGTGAGCACGCACACGTACCGCCATCGCCACTGCCACTCGCCATCACATCCAGGCGCTTCGGATGCCGCGCCAGCGAGTAGATGCCGTCGATATgtccgtcgagcgccgccacAAACGGCTTGGCGAACAGCCGGTCGAGCTTGGCGGCGTTCATCGCACGCGTGTACTCACGCGGCTTCTCGAATGGGTGCATATTCGGATCAAGGTTGCGTTGCACTggcgccgcatcgccaaggcgcgcaggcgcatgGTTGTCCAGCGACCGCGTGAGCGCTTTGATTTTCTGCGTCAGCCACTCCACCTACCATGCTGGAGCTCGTCAAGGGCGTTTTGCGCAAAATCGGCTTAGTCAGCATAGgggcacgagcgcgccccGGGCAAGTTCGCGCCGCAATGTCGTCGGTGATTGAGATGCCGCATGCGAGCTCGgtgggcgcgtcggcgccccACAAGTACAGTGTGATTCTGCCAACGTACAATGAGCGGCACAATTTGCCGATTATCGTGTTTCTCCTGTGCCGCATGTTCCAGGAAAACAACCTCGAATACGAGATCGTGATTGTTGACGACAACTCGCCGGACGGGACACAGACGAtcgcgcgccagctcgcggcgctgtaTGGCCCGGAGCGTAtcgtgctgcgcccgcgTGCGGGCAAGCTCGGTCTGGGGTACGTCGACGCACTCACACAGCACCGCCTACAtccacggcctcgaggcgtGCACGGGCGACTTTGTGGTGATTATGGACGCGGACTTTTCGCACCACGTACGTGCTCTCGCTAACAGCAGCCCAAGTTTATTCCCGACATGATCGCActgcagctcgagacgaACGCCGACATCGTGCAGGGCACGCGGTACTCGGGCccgtcgaccggcgcgggcgtctACGGCTGGGACCTCAAGCGGAAGCTTGTGAGCCGCGGTGCCAACGTCCTGGCGACGTTTGTGCTCGACCCGCGTACGACGGATGTTACGGGAAGCTTCcggtacgtcgccttgCTTACCCAGCCTGTACAAGCGGCCCGTGATCCAGACGCTGATCAGCCAGGTCACGTCCAAGGGCTACGTGTTCCAAATGGAGATCCTcgtgcgcgccaaggcACTGGGCTACTCGGTGGTCGAGGTGCCGATTACCTTCTGCGACCGCCTGTACGGCGAGAgcaagctcggcggcgacgagatTGTGAGCTACGCCAAGGGCGTGTGGCAGCTGTTTGTTGGCATATAGAGCAGTGCAGCTACGGATCCCAGCACAATCTGTTTACTTCTTGTTGTACTGGTAGAAGCCACCCTTGTCGGCGGTCTTGCGGCCGAGCTTGCCGTCCTTGATGAGGCCAGAGAGGAGAGGCGACTCCTGCACGTAGGCCTCGGGCATGTGCTcggtgccggcgcacgACTCGCGCCAGCCCTGGGCAATGTGCTCGAGGGTGTCGAGACCCACCAGGTCGGCCAGCTCAAAGGGACCCATGGGGTAGCCAGCACCGAGCTTCATGGCCGTGTCGACGTCCTCGGGCGAGGCGACACCGCGCTCAACGAGGCGGAtggcctcgagctggtaGGGAACCAGCAGGCGGTTGACGATGAAGCCGGGCGAGTCAATGCAGGTGACGGGCACCTTGCCCATCTTCTTGGCGACATCCATCAGCGTAGCGTGCGTCTCGTCGTTGGTGTCCTTGGTGCGCACGATCTCAATCAGCCTGGCGTTAGCAATCAATGACGTACTTCATCTGCGGCACAGGGTTGAAGGCGTGGAAGCCACCAAACTGCGTcgggcggctcgtcgcgttGGCCACGTCGGTGATGTTCAGCGAGCTGGTGTTGCTCGCAAAGATGGCGTCCTTGGGGGCCTTCGTGTCGAGGAAGCCAAAGAGGTCCTGCTTGATCTTGAGGTTCTCAATGATCGCCTCAATCACAAGGTCGGTGCTCTCCACGGCCTCACCGGCATCGGTGGTGACCTTGATAGAGTCGACAACACCCTTCACAAAGGCCTCCTGCTCCTCAGCCGACTTGTCCGCCATCTTCTTCttggcgatgcgctggagCGACTTGGTGATGATCGCCTGGCCGTTCGACAGCGCCTTGTCGGTAACATCGGCGAGAGTCACGTTGTACTTGCCGACGTTCGAAAGGACCTGGGCAATACCAGCACCCATCAGACCGGCACCGAAACTGGGTTAGAGGAGGAAACGTACACAGTGACGTTCTTCACGTCCTTCTCCGCGCGGAGCTGCATTAGCGTTTGGTTGAATCACGTACCGAAGTCGAgaaggagcgcgcggccgtcgaggcggcccGGTTGGCAAGCAGCGTGCGAGCACCAGCAGTAGCGAGGAAAGACATTGTCAAGGCAAGAGCTAAGGGTCTCGCAGGCACTTCTCCGCACCTGCATTGACCTCCTCGGTCCGGGCCGGCCCGGTCGGCCGAGAGAAGATTGCGCACGGACGGAGagcgcgcctcgttgcTCTGCTACATTTACACATTTACATTCCAGTGCCAGCGGTCTTCTTGGTATCCGTTGGCGGTGTCAGTCAAAAGGatctcgcggcgcttttGCACATAGGCGGTCACTGGGTAAGTAGAACACACGTACGATCCGTCACTTTCTGGCGCATCACGGGAATGGTGTCCCGATCGATCGGCATCTCGAGCTGGCCCGAGAGCTCCTCCACAGCGCGCTCCAGATCGCGCTGATTGTCCTCAAAGAGCTCCGTCATGTTGTTGCGCTCCAGGTAGTACACCATGCAGTACGTCCACTTGAGTGTCATGCGGCACTCGGTCAGCGTATCCGCCGCCTTCTTCAGGAACTGCACCTCGATCCAAGTGAGGTCCGACGTGGCTTGCATCTCGTCCATCTTCTTCTCGATACGCCGATAcagctcgcggtcgagacgcgccgACTGCTCGTGGTTTGCAAAGCGGTTAAAGTAGAAGAGGTACCGCTCAAGCGACAAACGACTCTTCGTCTGCGAATCACGCGCATCGGAGCCGGCCTTTTCGTCGTAGCGGTTGCAGTGGTACCAGCTGTTGCCGTGCTCGGA includes:
- the sof1 gene encoding Protein sof1 (EggNog:ENOG503NV6T; COG:A), producing the protein MKIKALTRSLDNHAPARLGDAAPVQRNLDPNMHPFEKPREYTRAMNAAKLDRLFAKPFVAALDGHIDGIYSLARHPKRLDVMASGSGDGEIRLWDLNHHRCVYTYNRAHAGIIQSLCISPLTFNGGASANDTPGGKRMLSCSVDRTIKVWNADPMPDGVGQFSEYTMDEEESDDEVSGARDANLFSIQPKALPPSEPLTVYNGKTAFNSLSHHAHLPRFASASSTVQVWDMNRGGGSDALSTMAMGTDGVNVVRFNPSETEVLASAGNDRGVTLYDLRSNKPLTKVVLQHRTNDIAWSPLEPTTFALASEDHNMYTFDMRNLSSATQIYKGHVGAVMSVDYAPTGQELVTGSYDRTVRLWDVGKGARSRDIYHTKRMQKVFAVSYSLDARFMLSGSDDGNLRLWKAHASDKLGIVSARERASRDYAQALRKRWGTVGDVAKIERQRHVPKPIRSAQKLQHTMEEARRVKEDRRRKHTKSGAKKPKAARKSVIVQEKS
- the DPM1 gene encoding dolichyl-phosphate beta-D-mannosyltransferase (CAZy:GT2_Glycos_transf; BUSCO:EOG09264272; COG:M; EggNog:ENOG503NUQC), with the protein product MSSVIEMPHASSVGASAPHKYSVILPTYNERHNLPIIVFLLCRMFQENNLEYEIVIVDDNSPDGTQTIARQLAALYGPERIVLRPRAGKLGLGTAYIHGLEACTGDFVVIMDADFSHHPKFIPDMIALQLETNADIVQGTRYSGPSTGAGVYGWDLKRKLVSRGANVLATFVLDPRTTDVTGSFRLYKRPVIQTLISQVTSKGYVFQMEILVRAKALGYSVVEVPITFCDRLYGESKLGGDEIVSYAKGVWQLFVGI
- a CDS encoding uncharacterized protein (COG:I; EggNog:ENOG503P0NT); this translates as MSFLATAGARTLLANRAASTAARSFSTSLRAEKDVKNVTVFGAGLMGAGIAQVLSNVGKYNVTLADVTDKALSNGQAIITKSLQRIAKKKMADKSAEEQEAFVKGVVDSIKVTTDAGEAVESTDLVIEAIIENLKIKQDLFGFLDTKAPKDAIFASNTSSLNITDVANATSRPTQFGGFHAFNPVPQMKLIEIVRTKDTNDETHATLMDVAKKMGKVPVTCIDSPGFIVNRLLVPYQLEAIRLVERGVASPEDVDTAMKLGAGYPMGPFELADLVGLDTLEHIAQGWRESCAGTEHMPEAYVQESPLLSGLIKDGKLGRKTADKGGFYQYNKK